The window TCAGTCGTGAGTCTATGGTAGATCAATTTAAAATTGTGATATTCACTTGTTGCACGTTCATGTTTGTAGGTGCATATAAGAATATGTTAATCGTTCTGGTTTATGTGGATGGTGAAGTGCAACATGGGTCCATGGGTGTGGAGTATACTATTCCTCCCAAGTTAACATTTCCAGCATCCGAGAATACCACTTTTGAAGATATCAAGAGTGAGACATGTCGAGGACTTGCACATGTTAATGTCAGTGCTCAAACGAACCTGAATATCCAAGCTCGGTTTGATATTGGAGTTCCTGGACCACATTATTTTCAGTTAATTCCAATATATGAGGAAAGAGGGTGGAACATGATTTTTGAGAAGACCAAGTCCCGGATAACATGGCAAGTGATCGAGTTATATGTTAACATCACGCCAAATCAAGACATGTTGAGCCAAGTCAGCGGTGGAAGCAACATACCAATAATTGAAAGGCACTCACAAAGGTATGGAAGTGCAGTGCACTCGTCATTGCATCAAACATCTGTCAGTGGTTTTCCAAATTCTAGTTCATGGGGTCTTGATTTCGACATGGCACATGCTCCATCATCTACTCATGGTACTGTGACAAATGATTTTCCAATAAGTACTGTCAATGACCCATATGATCAGGAGGATACAGAGACAGAGGAGGATTTTATGGgacatgatgatgatgagcatgattcTGATGCCGCACCTAGCCAGAGTTCAGACGAAGATCTAGAACCAAGAGTTATGCATCATGTTAATGCATTTCCATTCATGCGTACATGTGGACAGAATGGCGTGAGAGCCTTTGGTGACATATCTATACTAACGGAGACGACAGCAGATGAAAGTTTTTTTGGATGCAAGAAGCACTTTCAAAGCCCATTGTCAGAGCAGCAAATTTTTGATTCAAAAGAGCACCTCAAAATTGCGATTGGTGAATTTCACATAAACATGAACCTGGAAGTGAAGTACAGCACAAGCAGTCAATCTAAACTTGTAGCAGAGTGTATTGATGACAGTTGCATGTGGAGGTTGTATGCAATACCAACAAAAATTGGTTCATGTTGGCAAATAAGGAAATGTCCTTATTCTCACACTTGTCGTGCACCGGCTAATAGAACTGACCATTCTTAGTTATCGGCCTCTATAATTGCAGATGTGATTCGTGAAGCACTCAAGGATGACCTAGAGTTGAGTATAAAAAATGTGCGGGCATTGGTCAAACAACGTTACAGAAATGTGAGACCATCATACAATAAGTTGTGGCGTGGAAGGGAGAAGGCCATAGCACAACTTTTTGGTAGCTGGGAAGGATCATACAATCTTCTCATCCCCTTCCTCGAGGTCATTAGAGTAAAAAATCCAGGTACAAAGTATGTTCTTCTATCAAAACCCATGACATTAGAAGGGCATAGAGAATTTCGATGTGTTGCTTGGGCATTTGGACCTTGCATTGCAGCAGTTCCTCACCTTCGACCTGTAATAAGTGTGGATGCATCATTTCTATCAGGAAGATACAAGGGCCGGTTGATAATGGCTTGCGGATATGATGCTAATAATAAGTTAATACCAAAAAGTACATATGCATGTTATTTCATATGGTTATGAAGTTGGAATATTTGAGGTCAAGGTTGATAATGAGAGGGTTGCATTACATAATGGAGATCATGTTCTTTTTATTCATAAAGACTTTAAGTACAAGGTCACTCTGCAACCAAATACTGCTCCATCTTGTGACTGCCTAAAGCCAAACCTGATCGGTGTGCCATGTGCTCATTTGCTTGCTGTTTGCAAGTACAGGGATCTAAATGAAAATCAAATAGTTCATTCATATTATTCTTCTGAAGTACTTGCAAACACTTGGGCTGGACAATTTCATCCTTACGGGAACCAAAATGAGTGGCCAACATATAATGGCCCGATTATTGTTCCCGATGAGAACTTAATAAATCGTGGGCGGCGTCAACACAAAAGGATTCCAATGTACATGGATGAGATGCAGGGAAGGAGAATGGGACACCAAGCCCGACGTTCAACAACAGACAATAACCAAACAGGTATATAAACTAGTTTTGTAGTGGTGGTTGAGATGCAAACTTGTTTTCACCTGATTTTAATTTTGTGTATTTACTATTCTGTAGGTACATCGTGTAGCCAAGGACAGACCACTTGTCGAGGACAGACCGGACAGAGGTCGAGTCAAGGGAAGAGCACATCATCCAAAGGAAAGAGGCCGAGTCAAGGGAAGAGCACATCATCCAATGGAAAGAGGACATGTCAGGGGACGAGCATATCATCCAGAGAGAAGAGGTCGAGTAATAAGAAAAGCACATCATGCAACCAATGATGGACGTGCTTACTGATTTGCATTTACGGTTGCACATTTGCCTTAAGATGTAATAAACAAAATTATACTCCGAATACGAGTTTGAGATTATTTTCTGGATGTGAGACACGAACCAACAAAAATAAGTTTGAGTGAATTTTCTCCTTTCACCATAGCAATCCGGAATTTTCACATGAATGCGTGGCAGAACAAAGCCAAAAAGGTTTTACAGTTTCTGTGCCATGTCTCCAGCTGCCACTATTTTACATGCCCTCTGTAGTTTACGACCAAAAGATGTTCATTTAACAGGAACTAGAGCAACAACCTAAAACTGAAGGAATTAGCATAGTCCTAAATTGATGCCTACTAGTTCTAACCAGCTCATTAGAGTTGGTCTGTTGCGTAACTTGACCTACATCTTGTGTTGTAGGTTCTCCATCGCTCACTGCTCACCAGCCTTCAAGTATGTTGTAAAACCTTTGCCGGAGTATATCCATTCATTAAACACATCAGAGTTGCTCTCTTTTGGGGGGCTTGGTGGGTGAGCAATATAAAAAACATCATCGTCAGATGGAATACCTTCAATCTTCAGTGGTAACCTAGCCTCAGTGAGCATGCTTTGCAGCCTAGGCTCCAAGTTCAGATCTAACAAATTTCCTACACAGGACCTCAATACAGATTTCCCTATCTTCTTGCATCCCCTAGTAGTAGCACATTTGATCCCCCATGCGGCATTCTTTAACTCACGTAACCCCTGCAAGTGACAAAACACATATTGCATTACACATTTATTACTATATAATGCAAATAATACAATGAAAGTGTTGCACACACGTACAATTCGAGCTAGTGGCGGACCACTAGGCATGTAGCCAGTCCATTCAATGCTATCTCGAGGATATGGAATAGGTTTATCTAGGCCGCCCAAGCACTGAGAATCGAAGAATACTATGTACATACCATTTTGTTGGAACCAATGTCTGTAATCAGGTAAACTAGCTACATCGAAGGGAATTTCCTCTGGCAACACACTTGCTTGAATGCGATCATATTCTTGAACATAATTGGTATGGAATTCCTCCCAGTTATGTGATTTTCCTGCAGAATGCTTAATTTTTCGCAGTCTCCGAACCTCTGCCTCACCACGTGGAACAGAAGGTGGAATGCACTGTCTTAATCCAAATTGCCGCATAACCCTATCTGGATAGTGAAACTCCACAATCCAAAAATGCATGAGTGGTACTCTAGAAAACCACCAATCAGAATCATCATGAACTTGGATGGGCATCTGCTCCAGAAGATCATCATATGGTTGCCAATGAACTGCACCTTCTCGAATCAAATCAATCTGATTCCGATAATATTCAGTACCTATATATATTTCATTGCAAGTTAAGAAAATTATTTGTGGAAATGATGTGTAATAAATTTAGTTATTAGAATACAATACCAGCATTATGAGGGACATCAAACGCATGTGCAGCACACCACTTTGCTCCAAAAACAGGATTATAATCCAAATGCACTTCTTCATCTACCTCTTCATCAGGTTCCTCTCCTTTCGGCTTCTCAAAAATAACTTTAGGACGACCAAGTGGCAAACGGGACCAAGACCATAATTGCAGCAGCAATAAAGGCCCTGAAATTTCCAGTCTCTCCTTCTCAgcacacatgctcaattgtctgTACAACAGAGCCAGAGCAGCTGCTCCCCAAGTATACTCTGTTGGCTGTCCTAAATTTTGCATAAATTGGAGATACATAGCTGGCACTCCATCTCCAGATGTATCCGTAAAGACTATGGAGCCAAGGATTTCTAGAACAAGTGCTCGAGCATGCCAATTAATCTCCCTATCCATCGGATTATCCGGCAACACATGGAAGCGTTCTCGTAGTTTGCCCAAATTTAGAGAGTATTGTGAATCCCTAACAATAATATTATCATCACCTTTTCGCCTTTTCTTTTGTTTCATGTGTTGTTCATCCACGGGAATCCCAAGCAACCTCTCAACTAATTCCGACCATGGTGCATCAGCTATGCCAACAAGTGGTTTACCATGGATAGGCAGCCCCCACAAACAACTGATGTCTTGCAGTGTAATAGTCATTTCTCCTACAGGTAAGTGAAAAGTATTTGTCTCGGGCCGCCAACGTTCCACCAATGCTGATATCAAGTATTTGTCGACATTGATTTTCCTCATCTTTGCAATCTgataaaaaccaagtttctctaAAGCTGGGCTACATAGAGGATCAAATGGGATGCCAACACGGTGACACCGTACGTTCAAGGAAATATTAGGCTGCATTAATACATAAAGAAATCAGTTTAAGCCAAACACTAAGTGTAACATACCACATGCAAATTCAACAAAGACTCACTTTTTCCCAAGTTTTGGATATTTTGTGTTGACTGTGAGGCATCCATAATAAATCACTAAAACACCCATTTGTATTCATTTCGGTCCTGTCACAAGGTAGAAGGAACAAGTAAGCCTTCCAGTGCACTGCATCAATCATTTGCATTTATTCTTCAGGATACTCCACTAGATAAACCTCAGTAAATCATATTCTCTCTCAGTATGAGCTATGCTTATGAAACCAATGAGAAATCATTAAAGCTGCTGCATCAACAATATCAATCATTTACTGTCAACTACATACTCAGCACGGTTCATTCCACATAAGGAGATGGAAGTGCTGAACACTAAGTAGGTAGACAACAACAATAAGCCACACATGACATACTGACAAATGCAGCTATGCAGCAACGATGAATTCAAAAGGATCATCCACACAGTGGAAACGTAGCAAATACAGTCATCCATCAGCATCTAATTTAGAATCATGGAAATGACGCAATCATAAGCACACTCACCATAGTAAACCAGATTTTGAAGGTTCTCTTTGCTAACTTTCTTAAATACATTGCTTTTAATCTCGGCAAAATTATTGGACACCAAAAGAGCCAATAGTGCATTGTTATGTTCAGGAATAGACTTTTTTCACTCAGTATCAATGTCAATCTATTAATCAGAAGAAGAGAAATACCATGCAAGAAATAGAAGATATTTTCTAGCATCTACTGCAGTGTGCTATTCAATTGGAGAGGAAGAACATACAGCTTGAGGGGAAAACTACAGAGCCTACCGTCCTGTGCTCCGGCGGGTGATGATTGAGGCTACGAGGAATGCTGGGACGAGGAACGGAACTGTTGTGCTGAACACGGTCGAGAGAAGAGAGAAGGGCCGTCAACTCCGTCAAACTCGCCGTGGTGGCGCAACCTAGTTTGACCTTGAGGAGGTGGACGAGGAGATGAggcagaggtgggaggctaccaCGAGGTGTTCTAGGGGATGACAGGGAGGCGGCCTTGAGGAGGTGGGCGAGAGATGAGGTGGAGGGCGGAGGCGACCGTGGAGAGGTGGTCGAAGGGATGAGAggtggagggcggcggcggcggcggcggtggccgtGGAGAGGTGGCCGAGGGGGCGATGGGCTGATGGGCCGAAGCTGCTGGATTCTGGATGGAGCCCAGCCTAAACGTGGACGGGATTCATGCTAGCGTCCAGTCCAGGATGTCGCTTATACTAGCGTCCGTGCATGGACGCTGTATTGCCTAGCGTCCTTACTATTTCTAAAAAATGTAATTATCCTTTCCTCGTTTCATAATTCCGTGATTACTAATTACTATTAATAAAAAATTCGGCCTTTTGTAACTATTTCTCCATATTCTTTAGGTGACCCGAAGCGGCAGACAGCTACGTGCTGGTGTGCTGAGAAGATCAAGCGCGCTAAGAAGATCAAGCAAACAGAGAAAAAAGTTCGTGGTTCTAGATTCTCAGGCAAGGTAGAGAAGACTCATGGTAGGCAGGGTGTGCTTGTCCGTACAAAAAACATCGTACATTTAATGGCAGCTGATCATGTAGTAAAATCATCATACGTTGAAGACATGTGGGAGGTTGAAGATGATGTTCGATGAGTTCTTGGCTTTCATGAGTATGTAGTCATTTATCCGGTTGTTGTAATTgaacacatgcatgtgtgtgtctGCTTGTGTGCCGCTATTAGCCCCCTCCTTTAGGTTCTCTGTTTTAGTCTGTTGTGCCCAGCTATTAGCCCCCTCCTATAGATTCGGAGTTCTTTTAGAACAAATCAGAGAAGGTTAAGTAATATTCTTTGCTTGTTTCATGAAATGCGCCTGTGCAAATTTGCATCAATCCATAATGTGGTGAGATTCTTACAAAACACGCAAGCGCAAACCATCAAACGCAGTGTCCAGCTCATTCGTACAACCATGAATGGGCTACACGGAAAGGCACTTCAAGGGCAGTTTCAAATGATTGATCTTCATAGCATGTTCTTTGAATTGAAGACTACACTTATGATCTGATGTTTTTTGCATATTATTTGTACGCTTATGTCCATCCAAATGCTTGACTTTTCATTGGTTCTTTTTTTTAAACCAGCTAATGAGCTGCATGGTTCACTTCTATCATTTGCACCATCTGATCCAAACCTATCTGCATCGGAGTATCCTTACATTTAAAACACTACCATAAgtgactactccctccgtccggaaatacttgtcggagaaatgaatgtatctagatgtatttgagaaatggatgtatctagatgtattttagttctagatacattcattattatgcatttctccgacaagtattcccggacggagggagtacttgcaAACACATGCTCCCCATTTTATACGGCGCCATACACTGCATAAGTATACAGTTCTGGTTTAAGTCGATGATGATTATGGCTGAGGCAGGGTAATTAAGGAAGagaaatcatatcatatagatcaCATGAGCAATGATGTAAATATCATGGTTACACTACTATCTCCCACATCAGAACTATACGGCGCCATACACTGCCTAAATAATCAGAACTATGTTTGAGGCGCGGGTCATGTACGTCTTGAGCTCCCGATTCACCTTCTTGTCCCACATGAACCCCTAGATGTTCTGCACCCACTCGAAGTAGCTCACCACCACTCCGCCGGAGTTGGGCAGGATGTCCGGTAGGATCAGCACACGCTTCTTTGCTAGAATCTGCACCATGAACATGTACATTTCTCTACTGTCAGTCAATGTGTGAAATGTGTCAACAAATGCAGCTTAGTTTTGTGGCAAAATGTTGGTGTTCTTTCCTCGTCGGCCTCGGGGTCTGTTGGGTGGTTAGCAGCCTTGATGTTGTACTTTGCTTTGATGGCATCAGCATTGTCCCTAGTAGAAGCAGAAAATCGAACGGAATTTTTATTAACAAAAATGTCTGCAGATATAGAAAAAATAATAGCCAGGAAGATACTTTAACTGAGCTTCAGAGCAGTAatctaatactccctccgtctcaaagtCTTGTCTTAGATTCATCTAGATACTGAtatatctaatactaaaatgtgacttgatacatctgtatttagacaaatttaagacaagaattttgggacggagggagtagaagatAGGATgaagttgaaggaaatatgccctagaggcaataataaagttattatttatttccttatatcatgataaatgtttattattcatgctagaattgtattaaccggaaacataatacatgtgtgaatacatagacaaacagagtgtcactagtatgcctctacttgactagctcgttgatcaaagatggttatgtttcctagccatagacatgagttgtcatttgattaacgggat is drawn from Aegilops tauschii subsp. strangulata cultivar AL8/78 chromosome 1, Aet v6.0, whole genome shotgun sequence and contains these coding sequences:
- the LOC109779359 gene encoding serine/threonine-protein phosphatase 7 long form homolog, which gives rise to MNTNGCFSDLLWMPHSQHKISKTWEKPNISLNVRCHRVGIPFDPLCSPALEKLGFYQIAKMRKINVDKYLISALVERWRPETNTFHLPVGEMTITLQDISCLWGLPIHGKPLVGIADAPWSELVERLLGIPVDEQHMKQKKRRKGDDNIIVRDSQYSLNLGKLRERFHVLPDNPMDREINWHARALVLEILGSIVFTDTSGDGVPAMYLQFMQNLGQPTEYTWGAAALALLYRQLSMCAEKERLEISGPLLLLQLWSWSRLPLGRPKVIFEKPKGEEPDEEVDEEVHLDYNPVFGAKWCAAHAFDVPHNAGTEYYRNQIDLIREGAVHWQPYDDLLEQMPIQVHDDSDWWFSRGLRELKNAAWGIKCATTRGCKKIGKSVLRSCVGNLLDLNLEPRLQSMLTEARLPLKIEGIPSDDDVFYIAHPPSPPKESNSDVFNEWIYSGKGFTTYLKAGEQ